Proteins co-encoded in one Fusarium musae strain F31 chromosome 3, whole genome shotgun sequence genomic window:
- a CDS encoding hypothetical protein (EggNog:ENOG41), with translation MLAKSVDAKVRPLANTSLEKASLLGAARIYVSKDTLLSLNGNLENGKHCVVTRLESAAANKEDAPQEDLQREASLWILPEKNLSPNVVMMTRAFQEATGFKIGDAVRITIAGTTPEAEEVVVQEVTEVTDKTAAEFERMERLEKGAKYPFSWENSLASAFDRADLIYPGMVVEAIHTCKARRNFKVISVDSKANSVAKFSNYTTAIIIADANSTITDLNAQDRGDLVVTGVPGMTKQINTLNEFLLLITQPCNVKGDKMSAAFVIHGGSGTGKTFILNRIAATKWGRVHWIKPSDKIASIRETFKVAQSQQPSIILMDNFESLISKDRSNRDTVIETIGEELDALAEISQSKNAYIQVVVIATCSDFYTDIPEGLRSSTRFLDHTPLPIPRTHERLEILESFKPPIRGDRQALLLELAQMTHAYSPKDLDILITTAVRGRKTQLLKAGVDFDEENFLEKSDLERARKLVRPTAMRDINLNPPTIHWQDVGGQDVLKKALNRMIKYTKNPEHSLRPPPKGLLLYGPPGCSKTLSAQAAATESGFNFFAVKGAELLNMYVGESERAVRTLFERARNASPSIIFFDEIDSIGGQRSGSGSATRSTGSVNMLTTLLTEMDGFEALSGVLILAATNRPEAMDPALMRPGRFDQVLYVGPPDGTAREAIFNVHLRGLPLASDVDIADLSRLAEGYSGAEIKSICDQTCMLVQERYDDDRTANKLEMTMADLTAVLEKTPRNITKQMIDGYEKWSRQFKKV, from the exons ATGCTTGCGAAGAGTGTGGACGCAAAGGTCAGGCCTTTGGCCAATACAAGCCTCGAGAAGGCAAGTCTTCTCGGTGCCGCTCGAATCTATGTCAGCAAGGACACTCTTCTGTCTTTAAATGGAAATCTAGAAAACGGAAAACACTGCGTTGTCACACGCTTAGAATCTGCCGCCGCCAACAAGGAAGATGCTCCCCAAGAAGACCTGCAGCGAGAAGCCTCGCTATGGATCCTTCCAGAGAAGAACCTCAGCCCCAATGTAGTTATGATGACTAGGGCGTTCCAAGAAGCTACAGGTTTCAAAATCGGTGATGCTGTTCGCATCACGATTGCAGGCACAACACCGGAGGCGGAAGAAGTCGTTGTACAAGAAGTCACTGAAGTGACAGACAAGACAGCCGCCGAATTTGAAAGGATGGAGAGATTAGAGAAAGGCGCAAAGTACCCTTTTTCTTGGGAGAATTCACTTGCATCTGCCTTTG ATCGTGCTGATCTCATTTACCCTGGCATGGTTGTGGAAGCGATACACACTTGCAAGGCACGCCGAAACTTCAAGGTCATTTCCGTTGACTCGAAGGCCAATAGCGTTGCCAAATTCAGCAATTACACGACAGCCATAATCATCGCTGATGCCAATTCAACAATCACAGACTTAAATGCCCAGGACCGGGGCGATTTGGTCGTAACTGGCGTCCCAGGAATGACAAAGCAAATCAACACACTGAACGAATTCCTGCTCCTCATCACTCAGCCATGTAATGTCAAAGGAGATAAGATGTCGGCTGCTTTTGTTATACATGGTGGCTCCGGCACTGGCAAGACTTTCATTTTGAATCGCATCGCTGCAACGAAATGGGGCAGAGTGCATTGGATTAAGCCCTCGGACAAGATCGCGAGTATCAGGGAAACCTTCAAGGTTGCACAGAGCCAGCAACCGAGCATCATTTTGATGGATAATTTCGAGTCTCTAATCAGCAAGGATCGCTCAAATCGCGATACTGTAATCGAAACAATAGGCGAAGAACTGGATGCTTTGGCCGAAATCTCCCAGTCGAAAAACGCCTACATTCAAGTCGTGGTAATCGCAACTTGCTCCGATTTCTATACTGATATCCCTGAGGGACTTCGATCGTCCACTCGCTTCCTAGACCACACCCCTCTACCTATTCCTAGAACCCACGAACGTCTAGAAATACTTGAGTCCTTTAAGCCACCGATTAGAGGCGACAGACAAGCACTCCTCCTCGAACTGGCACAGATGACACATGCATACAGCCCCAAGGACCTCGACATCTTAATCACAACCGCCGTCCGTGGCCGCAAAACCCAGCTGCTCAAGGCAGGTGTCGATTTTGACGAGGAGAATTTCTTGGAAAAGTCTGATCTGGAACGAGCGAGAAAGCTAGTCCGTCCCACGGCTATGCGCGACATCAATCTCAACCCTCCTACTATTCATTGGCAGGATGTCGGTGGTCAGGATGTGCTGAAAAAGGCACTCAATCGAATGATCAAGTATACAAAG AACCCTGAACACTCTCTTCGGCCACCTCCCAAAGGTCTTTTGCTCTACGGGCCTCCTGGCTGCTCCAAGACTCTCTCAGCCCAAGCCGCCGCAACAGAATCAGGCTTCAATTTCTTTGCTGTCAAAGGTGCCGAGCTTCTTAACATGTACGTCGGCGAGTCTGAGCGAGCCGTGCGTACTCTTTTCGAACGAGCCCGCAATGCTTCTCCGtctatcatcttcttcgatgaGATCGACTCTATCGGTGGACAGCGTTCAGGTAGTGGCTCTGCTACCCGTAGCACTGGCTCTGTCAATATGCTCACGACCCTACTCACTGAAATGGACGGTTTCGAGGCTCTCTCAGGGGTGCTTATCCTAGCAGCTACTAATCGACCCGAGGCCATGGACCCAGCATTAATGCGGCCGGGCCGATTCGACCAAGTCCTGTACGTTGGCCCTCCTGACGGAACTGCACGAGAAGCTATTTTCAACGTACATCTCCGCGGCCTACCTCTAGCATCAGACGTCGATATTGCAGACCTGTCTCGACTCGCTGAAGGTTATTCCGGAGCTGAGATCAAGTCCATCTGCGATCAGACCTGCATGCTTGTCCAGGAGCGTTATGACGATGACAGAACAGCCAACAAGCTCGAAATGACCATGGCCGACTTAACAGCTGTTCTTGAGAAAACACCACGGAATATCACAAAACAAATGATTGATGGGTACGAAAAGTGGTCCAGGCAGTTCAAAAAGGTGTAA